One genomic region from Ornithinimicrobium flavum encodes:
- the treZ gene encoding malto-oligosyltrehalose trehalohydrolase: MSDDLRPDDDVRPGGDQRPDHHRPDDGQRPGGAGHTYRLWAPEASEVELRLGADSSVAVPMTRAEEGWWQVEAEPGDGRYAFRVDGGDPVPDPRSRRQPDGVHAPSQLVDLTSFAWTDQDWSGVPLEGAAVYELHVGTFTREGTFEAALERLDHLVDLGVSVVEVMPVAPFPGRVGWGYDGVALYGVHEAFGGPDGLARFVDAAHARGLAVWLDVVYNHLGPSGNYLGQVGPYFTDRHHTPWGQAVNLDGPHSDGVRDFVLDNVRMWLEDYHLDGLRLDAVHALHDDRARHVLEEMAEVADEIAARSGIPRTLVAESDRNDPATVAPRGPGGSGGTGLHGQWADDVHHALHVLLTGETQGYYADFADADVLPRVLARTPFRHDGSFSTFRGRRHGRPVDPEVTPGWRFVASLQTHDQVGNRAVGDRIHHTISPGRHAIGAALLLTSPYTPMLFMGEEWGASTPWQYFTDHDEEWLAESIRTGRQAEFAEHGWSGQVPDPQDAATVAASVLNWDEVADPGHAEVLAFYRDLLLLRRSEPGLTSTPLAGGEVDRAPAPGGAGGEVITVVRGDVRVICTLGGSGRTPVAVGTGARVLTTFGDVDQDGPTVLLGPDSVAVLRGGDAA, encoded by the coding sequence GTGAGCGACGACCTGCGACCCGACGACGACGTCCGCCCCGGCGGCGACCAGCGACCCGACCACCACCGACCTGACGACGGCCAGCGGCCGGGGGGCGCCGGGCACACCTACCGCCTGTGGGCCCCCGAGGCCTCCGAGGTCGAGCTGCGCCTGGGCGCGGACTCATCCGTCGCCGTCCCGATGACCCGGGCGGAGGAGGGCTGGTGGCAGGTCGAGGCCGAGCCCGGCGACGGGCGCTACGCCTTCCGCGTCGACGGGGGCGACCCCGTCCCGGACCCGCGCTCCCGGCGTCAGCCCGACGGGGTGCACGCCCCCAGCCAGCTGGTCGACCTCACCTCCTTCGCGTGGACCGACCAGGACTGGTCGGGGGTGCCGCTCGAGGGCGCCGCGGTCTACGAGCTGCACGTCGGCACCTTCACCCGGGAAGGCACCTTCGAGGCCGCCCTGGAGCGCCTGGACCACCTCGTCGACCTGGGGGTGAGCGTCGTCGAGGTGATGCCCGTCGCGCCCTTCCCCGGCCGGGTCGGCTGGGGCTACGACGGGGTGGCGCTCTACGGCGTGCACGAGGCCTTCGGCGGCCCGGACGGGCTGGCCCGTTTCGTCGACGCCGCCCACGCCAGGGGCCTGGCCGTCTGGCTCGACGTCGTCTACAACCACCTCGGCCCCAGCGGCAACTACCTGGGCCAGGTGGGCCCCTACTTCACCGACCGGCACCACACCCCCTGGGGCCAGGCGGTCAACCTCGACGGGCCGCACAGCGACGGGGTGCGGGACTTCGTCCTCGACAACGTGCGGATGTGGCTCGAGGACTACCACCTCGACGGGCTGCGGCTCGACGCGGTGCACGCGCTGCACGACGACCGGGCCCGGCACGTCCTGGAGGAGATGGCCGAGGTCGCCGACGAGATCGCCGCGCGCAGCGGCATACCCCGGACCCTGGTCGCCGAGTCCGACCGCAACGACCCCGCGACCGTGGCCCCCCGCGGCCCAGGCGGCAGCGGCGGGACGGGGTTGCACGGCCAGTGGGCGGACGACGTCCACCATGCCCTGCACGTGCTGCTGACCGGTGAGACGCAGGGCTACTACGCGGACTTCGCCGACGCGGACGTGCTGCCCCGGGTGCTGGCCCGCACGCCGTTCCGTCACGACGGGTCCTTCTCGACCTTCCGTGGTCGACGGCACGGGCGCCCGGTGGACCCGGAGGTCACCCCGGGGTGGCGGTTCGTCGCCTCGCTGCAGACCCACGACCAGGTCGGCAACCGCGCCGTCGGCGACCGGATCCACCACACGATCAGCCCGGGCCGCCACGCCATCGGCGCGGCCTTGCTGCTCACCTCGCCCTACACCCCGATGCTCTTCATGGGTGAGGAGTGGGGCGCCTCGACCCCGTGGCAGTACTTCACCGACCACGACGAGGAGTGGCTGGCGGAGTCGATCCGGACCGGTCGGCAGGCGGAGTTCGCCGAGCACGGGTGGTCCGGCCAGGTGCCGGACCCGCAGGACGCCGCGACCGTCGCCGCCTCGGTGCTCAACTGGGACGAGGTCGCCGATCCCGGCCACGCCGAGGTGCTCGCCTTCTACCGCGACCTGCTGCTCCTGCGCAGGTCCGAGCCTGGCCTGACCTCGACGCCGCTCGCCGGGGGGGAGGTCGACCGCGCCCCCGCGCCCGGCGGAGCAGGCGGGGAGGTCATCACCGTGGTCCGCGGCGACGTCCGGGTGATCTGCACCCTCGGGGGCAGCGGACGCACCCCTGTGGCGGTCGGGACCGGCGCGCGGGTGCTCACCACCTTCGGCGACGTCGACCAGGACGGTCCCACCGTGCTGCTGGGCCCCGACAGCGTGGCCGTCCTGCGCGGAGGTGACGCGGCATGA
- a CDS encoding winged helix-turn-helix transcriptional regulator: MADVVLLTPDPADPSAGSVVPGLALLPHRVTVLGLDPAALIARTPDLVLVDASRDLVQARGILRTLAAMDLGCPVLLVLAEGGLGVVDEHWPMDDLVLTVTGPAELAARLRLALTRGPRSSPAPPPAPAVREPSTIRVADVVVDEASWTVRAGGRTLDLTYKEFELLRYLVAHPGRVVTRDTLLQEVWGSDYYGGTRTVDVHIRRLRAKLGSERESLIGTIRGVGYRFDGPRGADR, translated from the coding sequence GTGGCCGACGTGGTGCTGCTGACCCCCGACCCCGCCGACCCGTCGGCGGGCTCGGTCGTGCCCGGCCTCGCCCTGCTGCCGCACCGGGTCACCGTCCTGGGGCTCGACCCCGCCGCCCTGATCGCCCGCACCCCCGACCTGGTCCTGGTGGACGCGAGCCGCGACCTGGTCCAGGCCCGCGGCATCCTGCGCACGCTGGCGGCGATGGACCTGGGCTGCCCCGTGCTGCTGGTGCTCGCCGAGGGAGGGCTGGGTGTGGTGGACGAGCACTGGCCGATGGACGACCTCGTGCTCACCGTCACCGGCCCCGCGGAGCTGGCCGCCCGTCTGCGCCTGGCCCTGACGCGAGGCCCCCGGTCCTCCCCCGCACCACCACCGGCGCCCGCCGTCCGGGAGCCGAGCACGATCCGGGTGGCCGACGTCGTCGTCGACGAGGCCAGCTGGACGGTGCGGGCCGGAGGTCGGACGCTCGACCTGACCTACAAGGAGTTCGAGCTGCTGCGCTACCTGGTGGCCCACCCGGGGCGGGTGGTGACCCGCGACACCCTGCTGCAGGAGGTGTGGGGCTCCGACTACTACGGCGGCACCCGGACCGTCGACGTCCACATCCGCCGGCTCCGGGCCAAGCTCGGCTCCGAGCGGGAGTCGCTCATCGGGACCATCCGGGGGGTCGGCTACCGCTTCGACGGACCACGGGGCGCGGACCGCTGA
- a CDS encoding LCP family protein, which translates to MGYEQDVDRRRDARGGRRRRRPLRALAAAVGVLALLGVLTIAGYLFYLQRTVEGNIEQADLRPTENARITISPDVYGARQPGDPTTVTGDASGGEQGNGEGDASSDGEGVGEGEGDLGDEGEEEVAPIVGPDGQELDVAGVEVVATNPERSPSAGDALNFLIIGTDSRDLSVERGRSDVIVLMHVSDERDRVDLVHFPRDLFVPIAGTGGSSKINAAYSYGGAPLLLQTLQPLIGVPIDHVVIVDFDSFRAMTDAVGGVEVMVTEAGGGFSTGLQHMNGEQGLRFVRERYSLSQGDISRGERQMQFIKGLMNKALSRETLTNPARLASFVDAASTNLTVDADLEVGAMRDLAFSMRGVRGDGIHFWQGPWNGIDMHPVAGSIVLMADAQMARLAQHLQTDTMESYVDDVSPRVGFGG; encoded by the coding sequence ATGGGGTACGAGCAGGACGTGGACCGCCGCCGCGACGCCCGGGGCGGCCGGCGGCGGAGGCGTCCGCTGCGCGCGCTCGCCGCAGCCGTCGGGGTGCTCGCCCTCCTGGGCGTGCTGACCATCGCCGGCTACCTCTTCTACCTCCAGCGCACGGTCGAGGGCAACATCGAGCAGGCCGACCTGCGGCCCACCGAGAACGCCCGGATCACCATCTCCCCCGACGTCTACGGTGCGCGACAGCCGGGCGACCCGACCACGGTGACCGGTGACGCCTCAGGGGGCGAGCAGGGGAACGGCGAGGGGGACGCGTCCTCCGACGGTGAGGGCGTCGGCGAGGGCGAGGGGGACCTCGGGGACGAGGGTGAGGAGGAGGTCGCCCCGATCGTGGGTCCGGACGGGCAGGAGCTGGACGTCGCCGGGGTCGAGGTGGTCGCGACCAACCCCGAGCGCAGCCCGTCGGCCGGCGACGCCCTCAACTTCCTCATCATCGGCACCGACAGCCGGGACCTGTCCGTGGAGCGCGGCCGGTCCGACGTCATCGTGCTCATGCACGTCAGCGACGAGCGCGACCGGGTCGACCTCGTCCACTTCCCCCGCGACCTCTTCGTGCCGATCGCCGGCACCGGCGGGTCCTCCAAGATCAACGCCGCCTACTCCTACGGCGGGGCGCCGCTGCTCCTGCAGACCCTCCAGCCCCTCATCGGGGTGCCGATCGACCACGTCGTCATCGTCGACTTCGACAGCTTCCGGGCGATGACCGACGCCGTCGGCGGCGTCGAGGTCATGGTCACCGAGGCCGGGGGCGGTTTCTCGACCGGCCTGCAGCACATGAACGGCGAGCAGGGGCTGCGTTTCGTCCGCGAGCGCTACTCCCTGTCCCAGGGCGACATCTCCCGCGGTGAGCGGCAGATGCAGTTCATCAAGGGCCTGATGAACAAGGCGCTGTCCCGCGAGACCCTCACCAACCCCGCCCGGCTGGCGAGCTTCGTCGACGCGGCGTCCACCAACCTCACGGTCGACGCGGACCTGGAGGTGGGTGCCATGCGGGACCTCGCCTTCTCGATGCGGGGCGTGCGCGGCGACGGCATCCACTTCTGGCAGGGTCCGTGGAACGGCATCGACATGCACCCGGTGGCCGGGTCGATCGTGCTCATGGCCGACGCGCAGATGGCGCGTCTGGCCCAGCACCTGCAGACGGACACGATGGAGTCCTACGTGGACGACGTGTCTCCCCGGGTGGGCTTCGGCGGCTGA
- a CDS encoding Fe-S cluster assembly protein HesB translates to MLTVTENAQAVVKGLTSEQGLPETAGLRLSLAADQTQLQVALVPQPEPTDQAVPSTEAPVYVAEDTVPALADQTLDAAQTPEGVGFTLQPQDPTA, encoded by the coding sequence ATGCTGACCGTCACCGAGAACGCCCAGGCCGTCGTCAAGGGCCTGACCTCCGAGCAGGGCCTGCCCGAGACCGCGGGGCTGCGGCTGTCGCTGGCCGCGGACCAGACCCAGCTCCAGGTGGCGCTCGTGCCGCAGCCCGAGCCGACCGACCAGGCCGTGCCCAGCACCGAGGCCCCGGTCTACGTGGCCGAGGACACCGTCCCCGCGCTGGCCGACCAGACCCTGGACGCGGCCCAGACCCCCGAGGGGGTCGGCTTCACCCTGCAGCCGCAGGACCCGACCGCCTGA
- a CDS encoding FABP family protein — MHPDCAPLAWMLGSWAGAGVVGYPSIESRNFGQEIEVTHDGRPFLMWSSRAWLLDEHGNKDRLGAVETGFWRPQPGGDVELLLTHPTGIVEMYYGTTGPAKVEVRTDGVIRSPHAKEYSAAHRMYGYVGGNMMWVMDMAATGHPLQSHVSAELKRV; from the coding sequence ATGCACCCCGACTGCGCCCCCCTGGCCTGGATGCTCGGCTCCTGGGCCGGTGCCGGCGTCGTCGGCTACCCGTCCATCGAGTCCCGCAACTTCGGCCAGGAGATCGAAGTCACCCACGACGGTCGTCCTTTCCTCATGTGGTCCTCCCGCGCCTGGCTGCTGGACGAGCACGGCAACAAGGACAGGCTGGGGGCCGTCGAGACCGGTTTCTGGCGCCCGCAGCCCGGCGGGGACGTCGAGCTGCTGCTCACCCACCCGACGGGGATCGTGGAGATGTACTACGGCACCACCGGCCCCGCGAAGGTGGAGGTCCGCACCGACGGGGTCATCCGCAGCCCGCACGCGAAGGAGTACTCCGCCGCCCACCGGATGTACGGCTACGTCGGCGGCAACATGATGTGGGTGATGGACATGGCCGCCACCGGCCACCCTCTCCAGTCGCACGTGTCGGCCGAGCTCAAGCGGGTCTGA
- a CDS encoding GNAT family N-acetyltransferase — translation MSGTRPVIEELPALPGALSGDVLALAHRAAQHDGVRPLSEQTVLQARRLPQEELVGTSTHLVVVAEDPAGAGAGLPGSAAAPTGPVLAYGHVDASDPSAPSAELVVDPSRRRQGVGGMLLDHVLRRWPGVRLWSHGDLQDARRLYTSRQLSVVRELWQMSGRWPASGPTCPTTTWSCPRAWRCAPSGSATTRRPGSPSTPAPSPATPSRDG, via the coding sequence ATGTCCGGCACGAGGCCCGTCATCGAGGAGCTCCCCGCGCTGCCCGGAGCGCTGTCCGGCGACGTCCTGGCCCTGGCCCACCGGGCCGCCCAGCACGACGGCGTGCGACCGCTGTCCGAGCAGACCGTCCTGCAGGCGCGCCGGCTGCCGCAGGAGGAGCTGGTGGGCACCAGCACCCACCTGGTCGTCGTCGCCGAGGACCCCGCCGGCGCCGGGGCCGGCCTGCCCGGGTCGGCGGCCGCCCCCACCGGGCCGGTGCTGGCCTACGGCCACGTCGACGCCAGTGACCCCTCCGCCCCGTCCGCCGAGCTGGTCGTCGACCCCTCCCGGCGCCGGCAGGGGGTCGGGGGGATGCTCCTGGACCACGTGCTCCGACGCTGGCCCGGGGTGCGGCTGTGGTCGCACGGCGACCTGCAGGACGCACGGCGCCTCTACACCTCGCGCCAGCTCAGCGTGGTCCGCGAGCTGTGGCAGATGTCCGGCCGCTGGCCGGCGAGTGGGCCGACCTGCCCGACCACGACGTGGAGCTGCCCGAGGGCCTGGCGGTGCGCCCCTTCCGGGTCGGCCACGACGAGGAGGCCTGGCTCGCCGTCAACGCCCGCGCCTTCGCCGGCCACGCCGAGCAGGGACGGATGA
- a CDS encoding formate/nitrite transporter family protein gives MSQDSRPTDDALAEDGQGRVDPAADRPEPEVVDSFQGSVETGADRLHRTWRALLTTGFFGGLEIGLGILAYLAVLHGTGDHLLAGLAFGIGFVALYLAHSELFTEGFLLPIMALFAGRGTAPQLLRLWGVTLLTNLAGWLVVLAFPEFTEVLTETARHFVDAPLDLRAVALSLLGGFVITVLTRMQQGTDSDGVKVVAAFSAGFLLAGLSLFHSVLDSILIFGAIHAGPR, from the coding sequence ATGAGCCAGGACAGCCGCCCCACCGACGATGCGTTGGCCGAGGACGGGCAGGGGCGCGTGGACCCGGCCGCGGACCGTCCCGAGCCGGAGGTCGTCGACTCCTTCCAGGGCAGCGTCGAGACGGGGGCGGACCGCCTGCACCGCACCTGGCGGGCGCTGCTGACCACCGGCTTCTTCGGCGGCCTCGAGATCGGTCTGGGCATCCTGGCCTACCTGGCGGTGCTGCACGGGACCGGCGACCACCTGCTCGCCGGGCTGGCGTTCGGGATCGGCTTCGTCGCGCTCTACCTCGCCCACAGCGAGCTGTTCACCGAGGGCTTCCTGCTGCCGATCATGGCCCTCTTCGCCGGTCGGGGGACCGCGCCGCAGCTGCTGCGGCTGTGGGGGGTGACCCTGCTGACCAACCTGGCCGGCTGGCTGGTCGTACTGGCCTTCCCCGAGTTCACCGAGGTGCTGACCGAGACCGCACGACACTTCGTCGACGCCCCGCTGGACCTCCGGGCGGTCGCGCTGTCCCTCCTCGGCGGCTTCGTCATCACCGTCCTGACGCGCATGCAGCAGGGCACCGACTCCGACGGCGTCAAGGTGGTGGCCGCCTTCTCCGCCGGCTTCCTCCTGGCCGGTCTGAGCCTGTTCCACTCGGTGCTGGACTCCATCCTCATCTTCGGGGCGATCCACGCGGGGCCCCGGTGA
- a CDS encoding metalloregulator ArsR/SmtB family transcription factor gives METFDVLGDPVRRRLLEHLASCGELTAGGLVSLAREEFGISQPAVSQHLRVLRDAGLVSVRTEGTRRIYILRGEPLAEAERWLADLRGFWSQRLDALGTELARGRRAARHTRSTETTDRRRGVRRARDQEDGMKDLMEELTMVQRRVADGQVPAGAARVISLSRTYAATVEEVWDALTDAERLSRWFLPVSGDLRPGGRYQFEGNAGGVVRECEGPTRLVVTWEMGEPGPADTSLVEVRLTASDTGTRLDLEHRAQVPPEMWDQFGPGAVGVGWDGALLGLALHLAGERLSGTPDEIAADPAVMEFNVAAARQWGLAHRAAGADAETADAGAEATTSFYVPAQG, from the coding sequence ATGGAGACCTTCGACGTGCTGGGCGACCCGGTCCGCCGGAGGCTGCTCGAGCACCTGGCCTCCTGCGGCGAGCTGACGGCCGGGGGCCTGGTGAGCCTGGCGCGCGAGGAGTTCGGGATCAGCCAGCCGGCGGTCTCCCAGCACCTGAGGGTGCTGCGCGACGCGGGCCTGGTCAGCGTGCGCACCGAGGGCACCCGGCGGATCTACATCCTGCGCGGCGAGCCGCTCGCCGAGGCCGAGCGCTGGCTGGCCGACCTGCGCGGCTTCTGGTCGCAGCGGCTCGACGCCCTCGGGACCGAGCTGGCCCGTGGGCGGCGCGCGGCACGCCATACCCGCTCGACAGAGACCACCGACAGACGACGCGGCGTCCGCCGCGCACGAGACCAGGAGGATGGCATGAAGGACCTGATGGAGGAGCTCACGATGGTGCAGCGGCGGGTGGCGGACGGGCAGGTGCCGGCCGGGGCGGCCCGGGTGATCTCCCTCTCGCGGACATATGCCGCGACCGTCGAGGAGGTCTGGGACGCGCTGACGGACGCCGAGCGGCTATCGCGGTGGTTCCTGCCCGTGAGCGGTGACCTGCGGCCGGGTGGGCGCTACCAGTTCGAGGGTAACGCCGGCGGCGTCGTGCGGGAGTGCGAGGGGCCGACGCGGCTGGTGGTCACCTGGGAGATGGGCGAGCCGGGGCCGGCGGACACCTCGTTGGTGGAGGTCCGGCTCACGGCGAGCGACACCGGCACGCGGTTGGACCTAGAGCACCGGGCGCAGGTGCCGCCGGAGATGTGGGACCAGTTCGGGCCGGGCGCGGTCGGCGTCGGCTGGGACGGCGCGCTGCTCGGCCTGGCCCTGCACCTGGCGGGTGAGCGGCTCAGCGGGACGCCGGACGAGATCGCGGCCGACCCAGCGGTGATGGAGTTCAACGTCGCCGCGGCACGGCAGTGGGGCCTTGCGCACCGGGCGGCCGGGGCGGACGCGGAGACGGCCGACGCCGGCGCGGAGGCGACGACCTCGTTCTACGTGCCTGCGCAGGGCTGA
- the treY gene encoding malto-oligosyltrehalose synthase yields MTTSEARERRPLTATYRLQLHAGFTCDDALAALPYVEELGASHVYLSPVLTAVPGSDHGYDVLDHTRVNPEIGGREGLERLAAAVHERGMGVVVDIVPNHMALVSPFWRNAPLWQVLREGPASERAGWFDVDWEHLGGRFGLPLLGQSLEEALEAGEIEVSTGRDDEGPAVGRPVVRYFEHVLPVAEGTEHLTDDLPALLEAQHWVLGHWQDAAEVLNYRRFFEVDGLIGVRVEDPDVFAATHAELLDLHHRGVIDGFRVDHPDGLADPGGYLAMLREQLRPGTPVWVEKILEGAERLPSAWACEGTTGYDANAAVLGALVDPTTADVVSTAWFATGGEPDLDVEVERCKRQAVEALLQPEVSRLVRRAREALPHADEHRLRAALTELLVDVHVYRAYIRPGETPDPDLERPLLDAVERARANRPDLEGELVELAQLLRRPDVSVVDPVAAADLCVRFQQTTGPVMAKGIEDTAFYRWHRLVALNEVGADPRAGETPEVATLHSWAVHQAQHWPLGMTTLSTHDTKRSEDVRARILAVAGDPEAWRALSAAGAAAAQRHGVDAPTAHLVWQTLVGAGRVEPHRLHAYLTKAVREAKLHSTWVEPDNDYEARVLALADEMVSHEGEVSTAIAAAVRDNEQTIRTLTLTQKLVQLTLPGVPDTYQAAGLALVDPDNRRPVDFDERLERLRRLDAEGRPHDLADEVLWLRSRVLRLRSWLPQAYGPGAGYTPVDAGPHVLGFVRGGVAATLTIRAPRALGAAGGLGDTRIPLPPDLWRDALTGAEHHVGEDGAAAVDVFATAPVALLVRARDLEEGPR; encoded by the coding sequence ATGACCACATCTGAGGCCCGCGAACGCCGCCCGCTCACCGCCACCTACCGCCTGCAGCTGCACGCCGGCTTCACCTGCGACGACGCTCTCGCCGCCCTGCCCTACGTGGAGGAGCTCGGCGCCAGCCACGTCTACCTCTCGCCGGTGCTGACCGCCGTCCCGGGCAGCGACCACGGCTACGACGTCCTGGACCACACCCGGGTCAACCCGGAGATCGGCGGTCGCGAGGGGCTCGAGCGGCTGGCCGCCGCGGTCCACGAGCGGGGCATGGGCGTCGTCGTGGACATCGTCCCCAACCACATGGCCCTGGTCTCGCCGTTCTGGCGCAACGCCCCGTTGTGGCAGGTCCTGCGGGAGGGCCCGGCCTCGGAGCGGGCCGGGTGGTTCGACGTGGACTGGGAGCACCTGGGCGGACGCTTCGGGCTTCCGCTGCTCGGCCAGTCCCTCGAGGAGGCCCTGGAGGCAGGGGAGATCGAGGTGTCCACCGGCCGGGACGACGAGGGCCCGGCGGTCGGGAGGCCGGTGGTGCGCTACTTCGAGCACGTCCTGCCGGTCGCCGAGGGCACCGAGCACCTGACCGACGACCTCCCGGCCCTCCTGGAGGCCCAGCACTGGGTGCTCGGCCACTGGCAGGACGCGGCCGAGGTCCTCAACTACCGGCGCTTCTTCGAGGTCGACGGTCTCATCGGGGTCCGGGTGGAGGACCCCGACGTCTTCGCGGCGACGCACGCGGAGCTGCTGGACCTGCACCACCGGGGCGTCATCGACGGCTTCCGGGTCGACCACCCGGACGGGCTCGCGGACCCGGGCGGCTACCTGGCGATGCTGCGCGAGCAGCTGCGCCCCGGCACCCCGGTCTGGGTCGAGAAGATCCTCGAGGGCGCCGAGCGCCTCCCCTCCGCCTGGGCGTGCGAGGGCACGACCGGGTATGACGCGAACGCCGCCGTGCTCGGGGCGCTGGTCGACCCCACCACCGCGGACGTGGTGAGCACCGCGTGGTTCGCCACCGGCGGCGAGCCGGACCTGGACGTCGAGGTGGAGCGGTGCAAGCGGCAGGCCGTCGAGGCCCTCCTGCAGCCCGAGGTGTCGCGGCTGGTGCGCCGGGCCCGGGAGGCGCTCCCGCACGCCGACGAGCACCGGTTGCGGGCCGCCCTCACCGAGCTGCTCGTGGACGTGCACGTCTACCGCGCCTACATCCGGCCCGGGGAGACCCCCGACCCGGACCTGGAGCGGCCGCTCCTGGACGCGGTGGAGCGGGCCCGGGCGAACCGGCCGGACCTGGAGGGCGAGCTCGTCGAGCTGGCCCAGCTGCTGCGCCGGCCGGACGTCAGCGTGGTCGACCCGGTCGCCGCCGCCGACCTGTGCGTGCGCTTCCAGCAGACGACCGGCCCGGTGATGGCCAAGGGGATCGAGGACACCGCGTTCTACCGCTGGCACCGGCTCGTCGCGCTCAACGAGGTCGGCGCCGACCCCCGGGCCGGGGAGACGCCGGAGGTCGCGACCCTGCACTCCTGGGCGGTGCACCAGGCGCAGCACTGGCCCCTGGGCATGACCACGCTGTCGACCCACGACACCAAGCGCAGCGAGGACGTGCGGGCTCGCATCCTCGCCGTCGCGGGGGACCCCGAGGCCTGGCGGGCCCTGTCCGCCGCCGGTGCGGCCGCCGCCCAGCGGCACGGTGTCGACGCGCCCACCGCCCACCTCGTCTGGCAGACCCTGGTGGGGGCGGGCCGGGTCGAGCCGCACCGCCTGCACGCCTACCTCACCAAGGCGGTGCGGGAGGCCAAGCTGCACAGCACCTGGGTGGAGCCGGACAACGACTACGAGGCGAGGGTGCTCGCGCTCGCCGACGAGATGGTCTCGCACGAGGGCGAGGTCAGCACCGCCATCGCCGCCGCGGTCCGTGACAACGAGCAGACGATCCGCACCCTGACCCTCACCCAGAAGCTGGTCCAGCTGACGCTGCCCGGGGTCCCCGACACCTACCAGGCGGCGGGGCTGGCGCTGGTGGACCCGGACAACCGCAGGCCGGTGGACTTCGACGAGCGGCTCGAGCGGCTGCGCCGGCTGGACGCCGAGGGCCGGCCGCACGACCTCGCCGACGAGGTGCTCTGGCTGCGCTCCCGGGTGCTGCGCCTGCGGTCCTGGCTGCCGCAGGCCTACGGCCCCGGTGCCGGCTACACCCCGGTGGACGCCGGGCCGCACGTGCTCGGCTTCGTGCGGGGCGGGGTGGCCGCCACGCTCACCATCCGTGCTCCGCGCGCCCTGGGCGCGGCCGGCGGGTTGGGGGACACCCGCATCCCCCTGCCGCCGGACCTGTGGCGGGACGCCCTGACCGGTGCGGAACACCACGTCGGGGAGGACGGCGCGGCAGCCGTCGACGTCTTCGCGACAGCACCCGTGGCCCTGCTGGTGCGGGCCCGTGACCTCGAGGAAGGACCCCGGTGA
- a CDS encoding GNAT family N-acetyltransferase: protein MVRPARLPHRRGPHRRDVDGNPRIAAFHWTKVEPDDRSTGEVYVVGVDPDYQGRGLGTAVTLLGLQHLRAVGVSTAHLYVDGDNPAAIATYHRLGFERSAIDVMYAAGAAEA, encoded by the coding sequence GTGGTTCGACCCGCACGGCTTCCTCATCGTCGAGGACCGCACCGGCGCGACGTCGACGGCAACCCCCGGATCGCCGCCTTCCACTGGACCAAGGTGGAACCCGACGACCGCTCCACCGGCGAGGTCTACGTCGTGGGCGTCGACCCGGACTACCAGGGCCGGGGCCTCGGCACGGCCGTCACCCTGCTCGGCCTGCAGCACCTGCGGGCCGTCGGGGTGAGCACCGCGCACCTCTACGTCGACGGGGACAACCCGGCGGCCATCGCCACCTACCACCGGCTCGGCTTCGAGCGGTCGGCGATCGACGTCATGTATGCCGCCGGAGCCGCGGAGGCGTGA
- a CDS encoding NUDIX hydrolase codes for MSPDDRMVRAAGVVPVRWRDGALQVALVHRPKYDDWSWPKGKLDHGEHFAVAAVRETFEETGLQVRLGRPLPDVRYPLQSNGQVKLVRYWVAEVVGGHGRLEHEVDEVAWLSPTLAARRLSYDHDRALLDTVVELHTAGRLRSWPLLLVRHAHSVPRGDWDGPDARRPLSRAGRRRAEGRMRQLTQAYAPTTALSSPAVRCTDTLRPWSEPAQVPVACKKGLSEEGFAVDPTKVDKHLARVLAAGDPAVICTHGPLLPRLLQRLGEVPGVDLDVGDRRMLMRLRDAPMDKGEILVCTMLGAGADARVVAVERHRPRGEGRETSA; via the coding sequence GTGAGCCCGGACGATCGCATGGTCCGGGCGGCCGGGGTCGTCCCCGTGCGGTGGCGCGACGGTGCGCTGCAGGTCGCCCTCGTCCACCGGCCCAAGTACGACGACTGGTCCTGGCCGAAGGGCAAGCTCGACCACGGTGAGCACTTCGCGGTCGCCGCCGTCCGGGAGACGTTCGAGGAGACCGGCCTGCAGGTCCGGCTCGGGCGTCCGCTCCCGGACGTCCGCTACCCGCTGCAGAGCAACGGGCAGGTCAAGCTGGTGCGCTACTGGGTGGCGGAGGTCGTCGGGGGCCACGGGCGGCTGGAGCACGAGGTCGACGAGGTCGCCTGGCTCTCGCCCACGCTCGCCGCCCGCCGGCTCAGCTACGACCACGACCGGGCGCTGCTGGACACCGTGGTGGAGCTGCATACCGCGGGGCGGTTGCGCAGCTGGCCGCTGCTGCTGGTGCGGCACGCCCACTCGGTGCCCCGCGGGGACTGGGACGGACCGGACGCCCGGCGTCCCCTCAGCCGCGCCGGTCGGCGACGCGCCGAGGGCCGCATGCGCCAGCTCACCCAGGCCTACGCCCCCACCACGGCGCTCAGCAGCCCGGCCGTGCGGTGCACGGACACCCTGCGCCCCTGGAGCGAGCCCGCGCAGGTGCCGGTGGCGTGCAAGAAGGGCCTGTCGGAGGAGGGTTTCGCGGTCGACCCGACGAAGGTCGACAAGCATCTCGCCCGCGTGCTGGCGGCGGGTGACCCGGCGGTGATCTGCACCCACGGACCCCTGCTGCCCCGGCTGCTCCAGCGGTTGGGCGAGGTCCCCGGCGTGGATCTCGACGTCGGCGACCGTCGCATGCTCATGCGGTTGCGGGACGCACCGATGGACAAGGGGGAGATCCTCGTGTGCACCATGCTCGGTGCCGGCGCCGACGCCCGCGTCGTGGCCGTCGAGCGGCACCGACCTCGCGGTGAGGGGCGGGAGACCTCTGCGTAG